The following coding sequences are from one Arthrobacter sp. 24S4-2 window:
- a CDS encoding GPP34 family phosphoprotein, whose amino-acid sequence MNAETPKAEDLSLPQAFLLLATNDKDGEPQLPAYVLRTTLAGAILAELDLLGAVAVQGKHVRATGAAPESDFQHELELIREKSRPHTAKRWVSMLEGRGEVRRVYEGMASLGIVEHVGEKHLGPFKSTRYPEKDHAPEAALLQKIQAALGVKPSDATPAGASAIPAGATPPDATPAGAMPPDARTTDATPAGAMPPDARTTALIALLQAAGLLGRLFPAADQNRASALVKNHWPSRAVEDELRMIRLGLAEAAT is encoded by the coding sequence ATGAACGCTGAAACACCGAAGGCCGAGGATCTAAGCCTTCCCCAGGCTTTCCTTCTTCTGGCAACGAACGACAAGGACGGCGAACCCCAACTGCCGGCATACGTACTGAGGACCACGCTGGCAGGGGCGATACTCGCCGAACTGGACCTCCTCGGCGCAGTGGCGGTGCAGGGAAAGCACGTCAGGGCTACCGGAGCCGCCCCGGAATCGGACTTCCAGCACGAGCTGGAACTAATCCGTGAAAAATCACGGCCGCACACTGCCAAGCGGTGGGTCTCCATGCTGGAGGGCCGCGGCGAAGTGCGCCGTGTGTACGAAGGGATGGCGTCGCTGGGCATCGTGGAGCATGTCGGCGAAAAACACCTTGGTCCGTTCAAGTCCACGCGCTACCCGGAGAAGGACCACGCACCGGAAGCGGCGCTCCTGCAAAAGATCCAAGCCGCACTCGGCGTTAAGCCGTCAGATGCAACACCAGCAGGTGCCAGTGCAATACCAGCAGGTGCCACGCCGCCAGATGCCACACCGGCGGGTGCGATGCCGCCCGATGCCAGGACCACAGATGCCACACCGGCGGGTGCGATGCCGCCCGATGCCAGGACCACGGCACTGATTGCGCTGCTTCAGGCAGCCGGGCTGCTCGGCAGGCTTTTCCCGGCAGCAGACCAAAACCGGGCAAGTGCGCTGGTGAAGAACCACTGGCCCTCCCGTGCGGTGGAGGACGAACTGCGCATGATCAGGCTGGGGCTGGCAGAAGCCGCAACCTAA
- a CDS encoding alpha/beta fold hydrolase codes for MKIALAPDGASLAWVEEGRGEPLLLIAGQATAMDGWGPTAEALAEHFRVIRFDHRGIGGSSNGDADRYTTRLLAADAAAVLKAARADSAHVYGHSMGGRIAQWLAIDHPQRVRALIVAATSGGKLAGAEPTKDAMEALVSGVAGRLETLFFNPEWAANHPDAVRAFFNSRASAWAKSRHFRASREHDAWGQLGSIQSPTLILHGTGDALTPLPNAIQLHRQIRRSTLVRVPGAGHGLHLDRPETIQWIRQLIEAKAPR; via the coding sequence GTGAAGATTGCCTTGGCTCCCGACGGCGCCTCGCTGGCGTGGGTCGAGGAGGGCCGCGGGGAGCCGTTGCTCCTGATCGCCGGTCAGGCAACGGCCATGGACGGATGGGGACCCACGGCGGAGGCCCTGGCCGAACATTTCCGCGTCATCCGCTTTGACCACCGGGGGATCGGCGGGAGCAGCAATGGCGACGCCGACCGCTACACCACGAGGCTCCTGGCCGCCGATGCGGCCGCTGTCCTAAAGGCCGCCCGCGCCGACAGCGCGCACGTGTACGGCCACTCCATGGGTGGAAGGATCGCCCAATGGCTTGCCATTGATCATCCACAACGTGTCCGCGCGCTGATCGTTGCCGCAACGAGCGGAGGGAAACTCGCTGGGGCGGAGCCCACCAAGGACGCCATGGAAGCGCTGGTCAGCGGCGTTGCTGGACGGCTGGAGACGCTGTTCTTCAATCCGGAATGGGCGGCGAACCACCCCGACGCAGTCCGCGCCTTCTTCAATTCGCGGGCATCCGCCTGGGCAAAATCCCGCCACTTCCGCGCCAGCCGGGAGCACGACGCGTGGGGCCAGCTCGGCTCCATCCAATCGCCCACCCTCATTCTCCACGGCACCGGTGATGCGCTGACGCCCCTGCCCAACGCCATCCAGTTGCATCGGCAGATACGCCGTTCCACGCTGGTCAGGGTTCCCGGCGCCGGCCACGGCCTCCATCTGGACCGTCCCGAAACCATCCAGTGGATCCGGCAATTAATCGAGGCCAAAGCACCCCGCTAA
- the gcvP gene encoding aminomethyl-transferring glycine dehydrogenase produces MTIQSSPSTFADRHIGARRQTDIDTMLKAVGYDSVDGLVDNAVPDSIRQEKPLSLDSALSEVEVLAGLRKLASKNRTAVQMIGQGYYDTVTPPVIRRNILEAPAWYTAYTPYQPEISQGRLEALLNFQTMVQDLTALPVANASLLDEATAVAEAVLLMRRANKTAGQKSGAREGKTVLDADCLPQTIAIVQGRAEALGFEVEVADLSQGLPDGDINGVVLQQPGVSGRVWDQSAVIAAAKDRGALVTVAADLLALTLITPPGEQGADVAVGSTQRLGVPLFFGGPHAAYMAVRDGMERTLPGRIVGVSKDNAGVPAYRLALQTREQHIRREKATSNICTAQALLAIVSSMYAVYHGPDGLKAIAETVHNNARALAATLKVAGRELVSDSFFDTITVRVPGKARKVLTAAEARGINLRFIDADTVGVSVDETTTAEVLSAVVVAFGAGPVVDAQGFELPDAVLRSSDFLQHPVFNKHRSETQLLRYIRKLSDRDLALDRTMIPLGSCTMKLNATAEMEAISWPEFASIHPFAPDSQTEGWRELIGGLEADLAEITGYDQVSIQPNAGSQGELAGLLAIRGYHHSRGEQQRNVCLIPASAHGTNAASAVLAGMKVVVVATAADGTIDHADLNAKIELHKDALSAIMITYPSTHGVYDADVREVCDSVHAAGGQVYVDGANLNALVGLAQPGKFGGDVSHLNLHKTFCIPHGGGGPGVGPVAAKAHLAPFMPGDANKAAHEAGAIEPGTGAAISASRFGSAGVLPISWAYVKLMGGQGLTEATKSALLAANYVASRLNEFYPVLYTGEGGLVAHECILDLRQLTARTDVTAEDVAKRLIDFGFHAPTLAFPVAGTLMVEPTESEDLAEIDRFIEAMITIHAEIEQVAAGDFTLENSPLRNAPHTAAAVVSSDWAREYPREQAAFPVHTLRQDKYFPPVGRIDGAAGDRNLVCSCPPLEAFEDNIEAFEDNTVEFEN; encoded by the coding sequence ATGACGATCCAGTCGTCCCCGTCCACATTTGCAGACCGCCATATCGGCGCCCGACGCCAAACAGACATCGACACCATGCTCAAGGCCGTCGGCTACGACAGCGTCGACGGTCTTGTTGACAACGCGGTCCCCGATTCCATCCGCCAGGAAAAGCCGCTTAGCCTGGACAGCGCACTCAGCGAAGTTGAGGTGCTGGCCGGGCTGCGCAAGCTGGCTTCCAAGAACCGCACGGCCGTGCAGATGATCGGCCAAGGCTACTACGACACTGTCACGCCGCCGGTGATCCGCCGCAACATCCTTGAAGCCCCCGCCTGGTACACGGCCTACACGCCGTACCAGCCCGAGATTTCCCAGGGCCGGCTCGAGGCACTGCTGAACTTCCAGACCATGGTCCAGGACCTCACCGCACTGCCGGTAGCCAATGCGTCCCTCCTCGACGAGGCCACCGCCGTCGCCGAAGCCGTGCTGCTGATGCGCAGGGCCAATAAGACCGCAGGTCAGAAATCAGGGGCCCGCGAGGGCAAAACCGTCCTTGACGCCGACTGCCTCCCGCAGACCATCGCCATCGTGCAGGGCCGGGCCGAAGCCTTGGGTTTCGAGGTTGAGGTCGCGGACCTGTCCCAGGGACTTCCCGACGGCGACATCAACGGCGTCGTACTCCAGCAGCCCGGCGTATCCGGCCGGGTATGGGACCAGTCCGCCGTGATCGCCGCGGCTAAAGACCGCGGCGCACTGGTCACCGTTGCCGCCGACCTCCTGGCACTGACCCTGATCACCCCGCCGGGCGAGCAGGGGGCCGACGTCGCCGTCGGATCCACGCAGCGCCTGGGCGTGCCGCTGTTCTTCGGCGGCCCGCACGCGGCCTACATGGCCGTGCGTGACGGCATGGAACGCACCCTCCCGGGACGCATCGTCGGCGTCTCCAAGGACAACGCCGGCGTTCCCGCCTACCGCCTGGCCCTGCAGACCCGCGAGCAGCACATCCGCCGCGAAAAGGCCACCTCCAACATCTGCACCGCGCAGGCATTGCTGGCCATCGTCTCGTCGATGTACGCCGTCTACCACGGCCCCGACGGGCTGAAGGCCATCGCCGAGACCGTCCACAACAACGCCCGGGCCCTCGCCGCCACTCTCAAGGTCGCCGGCCGGGAACTGGTGAGCGACTCCTTCTTCGACACCATCACGGTCCGCGTGCCCGGGAAGGCCCGGAAGGTCCTTACCGCTGCCGAGGCCCGGGGCATCAACCTGCGTTTCATCGATGCGGACACGGTTGGCGTGTCAGTCGATGAGACGACGACGGCGGAGGTCCTCTCCGCGGTGGTCGTCGCCTTTGGCGCGGGTCCGGTGGTGGACGCGCAAGGCTTCGAACTACCCGACGCGGTGCTGCGTTCCTCCGATTTCCTGCAGCACCCGGTCTTCAACAAGCACCGCTCCGAGACCCAGCTGCTCCGGTACATCCGCAAGCTCTCGGACAGGGACCTGGCCCTGGACCGCACCATGATCCCGCTGGGTTCCTGCACCATGAAGCTGAACGCCACGGCCGAGATGGAAGCCATCTCCTGGCCCGAGTTCGCCTCCATCCACCCTTTTGCCCCGGACTCCCAGACCGAGGGCTGGCGTGAGCTGATCGGAGGCCTGGAAGCTGACCTCGCCGAAATCACCGGTTACGACCAGGTGTCCATCCAGCCGAACGCCGGCTCCCAGGGTGAGCTCGCCGGCCTGCTGGCCATCCGCGGCTACCACCACTCCCGCGGGGAGCAGCAGCGCAACGTCTGCCTGATCCCGGCCTCGGCGCACGGCACGAACGCTGCGTCCGCTGTCCTGGCGGGCATGAAGGTGGTTGTGGTGGCCACGGCGGCCGACGGCACGATCGACCATGCCGACCTCAATGCCAAGATCGAGCTGCACAAGGACGCCCTGTCTGCCATCATGATCACCTACCCGTCCACCCACGGCGTGTACGACGCCGACGTCCGCGAGGTGTGTGACTCGGTGCATGCGGCAGGCGGCCAGGTCTATGTGGACGGCGCCAACCTCAACGCACTGGTGGGCCTGGCCCAGCCCGGTAAGTTCGGCGGCGACGTCTCGCACCTGAACCTGCACAAGACCTTCTGCATCCCGCACGGCGGCGGCGGTCCCGGCGTGGGCCCGGTGGCTGCCAAGGCGCACCTGGCGCCGTTCATGCCGGGCGACGCCAACAAGGCCGCACACGAGGCTGGCGCTATCGAACCAGGAACTGGTGCTGCGATCTCGGCTTCGCGCTTCGGGTCCGCCGGTGTGCTGCCGATCTCCTGGGCCTACGTGAAGCTCATGGGCGGCCAGGGGCTGACCGAGGCCACCAAGTCGGCGCTGCTCGCGGCGAACTACGTCGCGTCCCGCCTGAATGAGTTTTACCCCGTCCTCTACACCGGCGAAGGCGGACTCGTGGCGCACGAGTGCATCCTGGACCTGCGTCAACTGACGGCCAGGACCGACGTGACCGCGGAGGATGTAGCCAAGCGCCTCATCGACTTCGGCTTCCACGCACCCACCCTGGCCTTCCCGGTTGCGGGCACGCTGATGGTGGAGCCGACGGAGTCCGAGGACCTCGCGGAGATCGACCGTTTCATCGAAGCGATGATCACCATCCACGCTGAGATTGAACAGGTGGCCGCCGGTGACTTCACGCTGGAGAACTCCCCGCTGCGCAACGCCCCGCACACCGCTGCCGCCGTCGTCTCCTCCGACTGGGCCCGCGAGTACCCGCGCGAGCAGGCTGCCTTCCCCGTGCACACCCTCCGGCAGGACAAGTACTTCCCGCCGGTCGGCCGCATCGACGGCGCGGCAGGGGACCGCAACCTGGTCTGCTCCTGCCCGCCCCTCGAAGCGTTCGAGGACAACATAGAGGCTTTCGAAGACAACACAGTCGAGTTTGAAAACTAA
- a CDS encoding TetR/AcrR family transcriptional regulator encodes MHAESRAPGRRERNKQEKLDRITSAARELFSKYGVDEVTTQQIADKADVGTGTLFFYATTKAELLLLVHNVKYAEAINSGVTVAGATPGILDAVMAIVQPIVACNRVQIENGRTYLRELVFGDPDEYHHKVGLELTTRVDEAMAGILSRDDDRNEQDAAQLASIISAIMFINMTATAFTKLSDDSVVGNIRDQVRTLLGAQRVGA; translated from the coding sequence ATGCACGCTGAATCCCGAGCCCCTGGTCGTCGCGAGCGCAACAAACAGGAGAAGCTCGATCGGATCACGTCCGCGGCCCGCGAGCTCTTCAGCAAGTACGGTGTCGACGAGGTCACAACGCAGCAGATCGCCGACAAGGCTGATGTGGGTACGGGAACGCTCTTCTTCTATGCGACGACGAAGGCGGAACTCCTCCTCCTGGTGCATAACGTCAAGTACGCCGAAGCCATCAACAGCGGCGTCACAGTCGCCGGCGCGACACCAGGCATCCTGGACGCTGTCATGGCGATCGTGCAGCCGATCGTCGCGTGCAACCGCGTACAGATCGAGAACGGCCGCACTTATCTTCGGGAGCTCGTCTTTGGCGATCCCGACGAATACCACCACAAGGTCGGGCTAGAACTGACCACGCGTGTAGACGAGGCGATGGCCGGGATTCTGAGCAGGGACGACGACAGGAACGAACAGGACGCGGCGCAGCTGGCGAGCATCATCTCCGCAATCATGTTCATCAACATGACAGCCACGGCTTTCACGAAACTTAGCGACGACTCGGTCGTCGGGAACATCCGCGACCAGGTACGGACGCTTCTGGGCGCTCAGCGCGTTGGAGCGTGA
- a CDS encoding alpha/beta fold hydrolase: MTFTHGFADNNGLRMYYEVHGQAVPGQPPLLLIPGGGSTIDTNFSELIPLLAGQRQVIAVEEEGHGRTQPTSRPLTAENSAGDVLAVLDQLNVESVDVLGFSAGGHTALALALARPAAVRRLIAASTFASRDAVPDAFWDGMAKATPDDMPDTYKDADRLLNPEPGHLDRLFELDRQRILDFPGWSDDELGAITAPTLVVSADRDVVTAGYAARMAGVIPGARLLIVPGGHGDYLGEEAASGGDLRTMHATVPFLLQFLGE, encoded by the coding sequence GTGACTTTCACCCACGGCTTCGCGGACAACAACGGCCTTCGCATGTACTACGAAGTCCACGGCCAGGCGGTGCCCGGCCAGCCGCCACTGCTCCTCATCCCGGGCGGCGGTTCCACCATCGACACCAACTTCAGCGAACTCATCCCGCTGCTCGCCGGACAGCGCCAGGTGATTGCCGTTGAGGAGGAGGGCCACGGCCGCACCCAGCCCACCAGCCGCCCGCTCACCGCCGAGAACTCCGCCGGCGACGTCCTCGCTGTCCTGGACCAGCTCAACGTGGAATCCGTGGATGTGCTGGGATTCAGCGCCGGCGGCCACACCGCCCTCGCGCTGGCACTCGCGCGCCCCGCCGCTGTCCGGCGCCTCATCGCGGCCTCCACCTTCGCGAGCCGCGACGCCGTGCCGGACGCGTTCTGGGACGGCATGGCGAAGGCCACGCCGGATGACATGCCGGACACGTACAAGGACGCCGACCGCCTCCTCAACCCCGAACCCGGCCACCTGGACCGGCTCTTCGAACTGGACAGGCAGCGCATCCTGGACTTCCCCGGCTGGTCAGACGACGAGCTGGGCGCCATCACGGCGCCCACCCTGGTGGTGAGCGCCGACCGCGACGTTGTCACCGCCGGGTACGCTGCACGGATGGCCGGCGTCATCCCGGGCGCCCGACTGCTGATCGTCCCCGGCGGCCACGGCGACTACCTCGGCGAGGAGGCCGCCAGCGGAGGGGACCTCCGGACGATGCACGCCACCGTCCCGTTCCTGCTGCAGTTCCTCGGCGAGTAG
- a CDS encoding GAF and ANTAR domain-containing protein, giving the protein MNRPEVSNTRQGSGRVSAGLAIRLSELARELQQDDDVHAVLSGIVQAALDLIPGTAHASISLVTGSKKVDSEVASGELPRQVDALQNSTGQGPCLDAAYQERVVRVPDLSREDRWPEFSRGAVKLGARSMLSFQLFVEGDRFGALNLYGTSPNAFDSESEQVGLLVAAHAAVAFADSQKINQLGEALVARQLIGQAEGILMERYKLTAEQAFLLLSRASSRSNIKLRDIAEHLASSGEFTAPRLPAADS; this is encoded by the coding sequence GTGAACCGACCAGAGGTAAGCAATACCCGCCAAGGAAGCGGCCGTGTCAGCGCCGGGCTGGCTATCCGGCTCAGTGAACTCGCACGGGAGCTGCAGCAGGACGACGATGTCCACGCCGTCCTGTCCGGCATCGTCCAGGCTGCCCTGGACCTGATCCCGGGGACCGCGCATGCCTCCATTAGCCTCGTTACGGGCAGCAAGAAAGTTGATTCCGAAGTCGCATCGGGAGAGCTCCCCCGCCAGGTCGATGCCCTGCAGAACTCCACCGGGCAAGGACCCTGCCTGGACGCGGCTTACCAGGAGCGGGTGGTTCGTGTTCCAGACCTCAGCCGTGAGGACCGCTGGCCCGAATTCTCCCGGGGCGCCGTGAAACTCGGGGCACGGAGCATGCTTTCGTTCCAGTTGTTCGTTGAAGGTGACCGGTTCGGAGCACTGAACCTCTACGGAACCAGCCCGAATGCCTTCGACAGCGAATCCGAACAGGTCGGTTTACTTGTTGCCGCGCACGCCGCCGTGGCTTTCGCGGACTCCCAGAAAATTAATCAGCTCGGCGAAGCGCTGGTTGCCCGGCAGCTGATCGGCCAGGCCGAAGGCATCCTGATGGAGCGATACAAGCTCACGGCCGAGCAGGCCTTCCTCCTCCTCAGCCGCGCCAGCTCCAGATCCAACATCAAACTCCGGGATATTGCCGAACACCTCGCCAGTAGCGGAGAATTCACCGCTCCGAGGCTCCCCGCTGCCGACAGCTGA
- a CDS encoding flavodoxin domain-containing protein codes for MATIYIPYGTTEGQTAKIAEYISDVLQAHGHNVETADIKQSGDTIPDGYDAIIVGASVHMGKHEDYVRDFVRKNSTVLKHLPSALFSVSLAAHGDTENAESYVEKFEGETGWRPAQVGLFGGALLYTQYGFLKRHVMKKIASDKGTLDTDTSQDYVYTEWDGVKRFAEDFLDRL; via the coding sequence ATGGCCACTATTTACATTCCTTACGGGACCACCGAAGGTCAGACAGCAAAGATCGCCGAGTACATCTCGGATGTGCTTCAAGCACACGGCCACAACGTGGAAACAGCGGACATTAAGCAGTCCGGGGATACTATTCCGGACGGGTACGACGCAATAATCGTTGGTGCGTCAGTCCATATGGGCAAGCACGAAGACTACGTCCGGGACTTCGTGCGAAAGAACAGTACCGTCCTGAAACACCTCCCGTCGGCGCTCTTCTCTGTCAGCCTGGCCGCGCACGGTGACACCGAAAACGCAGAGAGTTACGTGGAGAAATTCGAGGGTGAAACGGGTTGGCGGCCGGCTCAAGTGGGGCTCTTCGGAGGGGCGCTGCTCTACACGCAGTACGGTTTCCTCAAGCGCCATGTGATGAAGAAGATCGCCAGCGACAAGGGCACCCTGGATACGGACACGTCGCAGGATTACGTCTACACCGAGTGGGATGGTGTCAAGCGGTTCGCGGAGGACTTTCTGGACAGGTTGTAA
- a CDS encoding nucleotidyltransferase family protein: MNRQILQLAPVLGVSDWWLTAGALFQTVWNVLDGRDPGAGIRDYDLFYFDEDTSYEAEDAVIRRARELFKGLGAEVEVRNEARVHLWYEEHFGVPAVPFTSTADAIDHFAAKTCCFAVTADAHGGLTTYAPHGYDDLFGRKVVPNPVLAPRDVYLTKTRRWSTEWPSLTVQPWPAVNV, encoded by the coding sequence GTGAATCGGCAGATTCTTCAGCTGGCACCGGTGCTGGGTGTTTCGGACTGGTGGCTGACAGCGGGGGCTCTGTTCCAGACCGTCTGGAACGTGCTGGACGGCAGAGACCCGGGCGCTGGCATCCGGGACTACGATCTGTTCTATTTTGACGAAGACACGTCCTACGAAGCGGAGGATGCGGTGATTCGCCGGGCGCGGGAACTGTTCAAAGGCCTGGGCGCAGAGGTTGAAGTCCGCAACGAAGCCCGCGTGCACCTTTGGTATGAGGAGCATTTCGGGGTCCCGGCGGTCCCGTTCACCAGCACGGCCGATGCAATAGATCACTTCGCGGCGAAGACCTGCTGCTTCGCAGTCACTGCAGACGCGCACGGTGGCCTCACAACGTATGCGCCGCACGGTTACGATGACCTGTTCGGGCGGAAGGTGGTGCCCAATCCTGTCCTTGCGCCGAGGGACGTGTACTTGACCAAAACCAGGCGGTGGAGCACGGAATGGCCCTCACTCACCGTCCAGCCATGGCCCGCGGTCAACGTCTAG
- a CDS encoding VOC family protein, translating into MPNDPTDMVSVRYMVDDVDAAIDFYTKHLGFTLRMSAAPAFADVACGQLRLLLSGPSSSAGRPMPDGTVPSPGGWNRIHLIVGDIAAEVERLRAAGLTFRNDIVTGPGGQQILLEDPAGNVVELFQPAGR; encoded by the coding sequence ATGCCCAACGACCCTACGGACATGGTCAGCGTCCGATACATGGTGGACGATGTCGATGCGGCGATCGACTTCTACACAAAGCACCTCGGATTCACCCTCCGGATGAGCGCCGCACCGGCGTTCGCCGACGTCGCCTGCGGCCAGCTGCGGCTTTTGCTGAGCGGGCCCAGCAGTTCGGCGGGCCGGCCAATGCCGGATGGCACGGTGCCGTCGCCGGGCGGATGGAACCGCATCCACCTCATCGTGGGCGATATCGCGGCCGAGGTGGAGCGGCTGCGCGCGGCGGGCCTCACCTTCCGGAACGACATCGTCACCGGTCCGGGCGGCCAGCAGATCCTGCTGGAAGATCCGGCCGGCAACGTGGTCGAGCTCTTCCAGCCGGCTGGCCGGTGA
- a CDS encoding ATPase → MAFELHARLAALKVRHCVIEGDSLDLAFPPPWEGHLAERNLAAVWANYRDLGYRRMIYTNTVSVRFTQELAAAMGDEPRIAAVLLTATDETSSARLRGRIQGSDFQEHLDRSKAAARELELLTPEWVHRCPTDNRSVQEIASDLLPLTGWTDESAD, encoded by the coding sequence GTGGCGTTTGAACTCCACGCCCGGCTCGCCGCCCTGAAAGTCAGACACTGCGTGATCGAAGGGGACAGCCTCGATCTGGCCTTTCCGCCTCCATGGGAGGGCCACCTGGCCGAGCGGAATCTGGCCGCGGTCTGGGCAAACTACCGGGATCTTGGCTACCGGCGGATGATCTACACGAACACCGTCAGCGTCCGATTCACCCAGGAATTGGCTGCAGCCATGGGCGACGAACCCAGAATTGCTGCCGTTCTGCTGACCGCCACCGATGAGACATCCTCAGCCCGGCTGCGCGGCCGTATCCAAGGCAGTGACTTTCAGGAACACCTTGACCGCAGCAAAGCCGCCGCCAGGGAACTTGAACTCCTGACACCGGAATGGGTCCATCGGTGCCCCACGGACAACCGCAGCGTCCAGGAGATTGCCTCTGACCTCCTGCCGCTCACCGGATGGACCGACGAATCGGCTGACTAG
- a CDS encoding SDR family oxidoreductase has product MPSLNGAVVLVTGANGGIGTEFVHQALARGAAKVYATARTPKAWDDHRIVPLTLDINNPVSRAAPALTARDATVLINNAGMFIGGDSMAQIRETVETNFFGPVLLAKAFAPVLPSHPESVIVDMHSVASWYAFGGAYSAAKAALWSATNSLRLELAPKGTHVVAVHVGYVDTAMAAHATGPKMQPDDLVRLTFNAVEAGDYEVIADELTAAVKAALSGPVLSLYPELLGSASADIQVNVKEGDR; this is encoded by the coding sequence ATGCCATCACTGAACGGAGCCGTTGTGCTCGTCACGGGCGCCAACGGCGGAATCGGCACCGAGTTCGTACATCAGGCCCTCGCCAGGGGCGCCGCGAAGGTGTACGCGACGGCGCGAACCCCGAAAGCCTGGGATGACCACCGCATCGTCCCGCTAACGCTCGATATCAACAACCCGGTATCCCGCGCCGCGCCCGCCCTGACCGCGCGGGATGCCACGGTCCTCATTAACAACGCCGGCATGTTCATTGGCGGCGACTCCATGGCGCAGATTCGCGAGACGGTGGAGACGAACTTCTTCGGTCCCGTGCTTCTCGCCAAGGCGTTCGCGCCGGTGCTGCCATCGCATCCGGAATCGGTGATCGTGGACATGCACTCGGTCGCGAGTTGGTACGCCTTCGGCGGCGCATACAGTGCCGCGAAGGCCGCGCTGTGGTCTGCCACGAACTCCCTCCGCCTCGAGCTCGCACCCAAAGGCACCCATGTTGTCGCCGTGCACGTCGGCTACGTGGACACGGCAATGGCCGCACACGCTACCGGTCCGAAGATGCAGCCCGACGACCTCGTGCGCCTCACCTTCAACGCCGTCGAAGCGGGCGATTACGAGGTGATCGCTGACGAGCTGACCGCAGCCGTCAAGGCGGCCCTCAGCGGCCCGGTCCTCTCGCTCTACCCGGAACTTCTCGGCTCCGCCTCAGCCGACATCCAAGTCAACGTGAAGGAGGGAGACAGGTGA